Proteins from a genomic interval of Panthera tigris isolate Pti1 chromosome A2, P.tigris_Pti1_mat1.1, whole genome shotgun sequence:
- the LOC102971715 gene encoding cytochrome P450 4F3 isoform X4: MRREEKPGECGVWDPNGGKTLFVPVTKEPQLFYQGSGEGFREETELLERMHRAQVWVFALQGASIWPSRKTVNGVLFVSLQIQSSEEGLLYTQNLASTYGDVCCWWVGPWHAVIRIFHPTCIKPVLFAPGDGLLLSAGDKWSSHRRMLTPAFHFNILKHYVKIFNDSVNVMHAKWKRLVSEGSTRLDMFEHISLMTLDSLQKCVFSFDSNCQEKPSEYIAAILELSALVAKRHQQIFMHMDFLYYLTPDGQRFRRACRLVHNFTDAVIQERRRTLPDEGVDDFLKAKAKAKTLDFIDVLLLTKDKDGKQLSDEDIRAEADTFMFGGHDTTASGLSWVLYNLAKHPEYQERCRQEVQELLRDREPKEIEWDDLAQLPFLTMCIKESLRLHPPVTVVSRCCTQDVVLPDGRVIPKGVICLVSIFGTHHNPSVWPDPEVYNPFRFDPENIKERSSLAFIPFSAGPRNCIGQTFALTEIKVVLALTLLRFRVLPDKEEPRRKPEIILRAEGGLWLRVEPLSAGPQ, encoded by the exons atgaggagagaggagaagccaGGTGAATGTGGTGTTTGGGATCCAAATGGGGGAAAGACCCTTTTTGTTCCTGTAACCAAAGAGCCCCAGTTGTTTTACCAAGGGTCTGGGGAAGGATTCCGGGAGGAGACTGAGCTGCTGGAAAGGATGCACAGGGCTCAGGTCTGGGTCTTTGCTCTGCAGGGTGCTTCCATCTGGCCATCTAGAAAGACTGTGAATGGggtcctttttgtttctcttcagaTTCAGAGCTCAGAGGAAGGTCTTCTGTACACACAAAACCTGGCAAGCACCTATGGGGATGTGTGCTGCTGGTGGGTGGGTCCCTGGCATGCAGTCATCCGAATCTTCCACCCCACCTGCATCAAGCCTGTGCTCTTTGCTCCAG GGGATGGGCTCTTGCTGAGTGCTGGTGACAAATGGAGCAGCCATCGCCGCATGCTGACACCCGCCTTCCACTTCAACATCCTGAAGCACTATGTGAAGATTTTCAATGACAGTGTAAATGTCATGCAT GCCAAGTGGAAACGCCTGGTCTCAGAGGGCAGCACCCGATTGGACATGTTTGAGCACATCAGCCTCATGACCCTGGACAGTCTGCAGAAATGTGTCTTCAGTTTTGACAGCAATTGCCAGGA GAAGCCTAGTGAATATATTGCTGCCATCTTAGAGCTCAGTGCCCTTGTGGCAAAACGGCACCAGCAGATCTTCATGCACATGGACTTCCTGTACTACCTCACTCCAGATGGGCAACGCTTCCGCAGAGCCTGCCGCCTGGTGCACAACTTCACGGATGCTGTTATCCAGGAACGGCGCCGCACTCTCCCCGATGAGGGTGTTGATGACTTCCTCAAGGCCAAGGCTAAGGCCAAGACTTTGGACTTCATTGATGTGCTCCTGCTGACCAAG GACAAAGATGGAAAACAATTGTCAGATGAGGATATCCGAGCTGAAGCTGACACCTTCATGTTTGGGG GCCATGACACCACGGCCAGTGGTCTCTCCTGGGTCCTGTACAACCTTGCGAAGCACCCCGAGTATCAGGAGCGCTGTCGGCAGGAGGTGCAAGAGCTCCTGAGGGACCGTGAGCCTAAAGAGATTGAATG GGACGACCTGGCCCAGTTGCCTTTCCTGACCATGTGCATCAAGGAGAGTCTGCGGTTGCACCCCCCGGTCACAGTCGTCTCCCGCTGCTGTACCCAGGACGTCGTGCTCCCAGATGGCCGGGTCATCCCCAAAG gtGTTATCTGCCTCGTTAGTATTTTCGGGACCCACCACAATCCATCCGTGTGGCCAGACCCTGAG GTATACAATCCTTTCCGCTTTGACCCAGAAAACATCAAGGAAAGGTCTTCCCTGGCTTTTATTCCCTTCTCCGCGGGGCCCAG GAACTGCATCGGGCAGACGTTCGCCCTGACCGAGATAAAGGTGGTCCTGGCGCTCACGCTGCTGCGCTTTCGGGTCCTGCCCGACAAGGAGGAGCCGCGCAGGAAGCCGGAGATCATCCTGCGCGCCGAGGGCGGGCTTTGGCTGCGGGTGGAGCCTCTGAGCGCCGGCCCCCAGTGA
- the LOC102971715 gene encoding cytochrome P450 4F3 isoform X1, translating to MRREEKPGECGVWDPNGGKTLFVPVTKEPQLFYQGSGEGFREETELLERMHRAQVWVFALQGASIWPSRKTVNGVLFVSLQIQSSEEGLLYTQNLASTYGDVCCWWVGPWHAVIRIFHPTCIKPVLFAPAAIAPKDTVFYSFLKPWLGDGLLLSAGDKWSSHRRMLTPAFHFNILKHYVKIFNDSVNVMHAKWKRLVSEGSTRLDMFEHISLMTLDSLQKCVFSFDSNCQEKPSEYIAAILELSALVAKRHQQIFMHMDFLYYLTPDGQRFRRACRLVHNFTDAVIQERRRTLPDEGVDDFLKAKAKAKTLDFIDVLLLTKDKDGKQLSDEDIRAEADTFMFGGHDTTASGLSWVLYNLAKHPEYQERCRQEVQELLRDREPKEIEWDDLAQLPFLTMCIKESLRLHPPVTVVSRCCTQDVVLPDGRVIPKGVICLVSIFGTHHNPSVWPDPEVYNPFRFDPENIKERSSLAFIPFSAGPRNCIGQTFALTEIKVVLALTLLRFRVLPDKEEPRRKPEIILRAEGGLWLRVEPLSAGPQ from the exons atgaggagagaggagaagccaGGTGAATGTGGTGTTTGGGATCCAAATGGGGGAAAGACCCTTTTTGTTCCTGTAACCAAAGAGCCCCAGTTGTTTTACCAAGGGTCTGGGGAAGGATTCCGGGAGGAGACTGAGCTGCTGGAAAGGATGCACAGGGCTCAGGTCTGGGTCTTTGCTCTGCAGGGTGCTTCCATCTGGCCATCTAGAAAGACTGTGAATGGggtcctttttgtttctcttcagaTTCAGAGCTCAGAGGAAGGTCTTCTGTACACACAAAACCTGGCAAGCACCTATGGGGATGTGTGCTGCTGGTGGGTGGGTCCCTGGCATGCAGTCATCCGAATCTTCCACCCCACCTGCATCAAGCCTGTGCTCTTTGCTCCAG CTGCCATTGCACCCAAGGATACGGTCTTCTACAGCTTCTTGAAGCCCTGGCTGG GGGATGGGCTCTTGCTGAGTGCTGGTGACAAATGGAGCAGCCATCGCCGCATGCTGACACCCGCCTTCCACTTCAACATCCTGAAGCACTATGTGAAGATTTTCAATGACAGTGTAAATGTCATGCAT GCCAAGTGGAAACGCCTGGTCTCAGAGGGCAGCACCCGATTGGACATGTTTGAGCACATCAGCCTCATGACCCTGGACAGTCTGCAGAAATGTGTCTTCAGTTTTGACAGCAATTGCCAGGA GAAGCCTAGTGAATATATTGCTGCCATCTTAGAGCTCAGTGCCCTTGTGGCAAAACGGCACCAGCAGATCTTCATGCACATGGACTTCCTGTACTACCTCACTCCAGATGGGCAACGCTTCCGCAGAGCCTGCCGCCTGGTGCACAACTTCACGGATGCTGTTATCCAGGAACGGCGCCGCACTCTCCCCGATGAGGGTGTTGATGACTTCCTCAAGGCCAAGGCTAAGGCCAAGACTTTGGACTTCATTGATGTGCTCCTGCTGACCAAG GACAAAGATGGAAAACAATTGTCAGATGAGGATATCCGAGCTGAAGCTGACACCTTCATGTTTGGGG GCCATGACACCACGGCCAGTGGTCTCTCCTGGGTCCTGTACAACCTTGCGAAGCACCCCGAGTATCAGGAGCGCTGTCGGCAGGAGGTGCAAGAGCTCCTGAGGGACCGTGAGCCTAAAGAGATTGAATG GGACGACCTGGCCCAGTTGCCTTTCCTGACCATGTGCATCAAGGAGAGTCTGCGGTTGCACCCCCCGGTCACAGTCGTCTCCCGCTGCTGTACCCAGGACGTCGTGCTCCCAGATGGCCGGGTCATCCCCAAAG gtGTTATCTGCCTCGTTAGTATTTTCGGGACCCACCACAATCCATCCGTGTGGCCAGACCCTGAG GTATACAATCCTTTCCGCTTTGACCCAGAAAACATCAAGGAAAGGTCTTCCCTGGCTTTTATTCCCTTCTCCGCGGGGCCCAG GAACTGCATCGGGCAGACGTTCGCCCTGACCGAGATAAAGGTGGTCCTGGCGCTCACGCTGCTGCGCTTTCGGGTCCTGCCCGACAAGGAGGAGCCGCGCAGGAAGCCGGAGATCATCCTGCGCGCCGAGGGCGGGCTTTGGCTGCGGGTGGAGCCTCTGAGCGCCGGCCCCCAGTGA
- the LOC102971715 gene encoding cytochrome P450 4F3 isoform X5: MTRAAASGVSRSPRSGTGFGVTSDCFLKPWLGDGLLLSAGDKWSSHRRMLTPAFHFNILKHYVKIFNDSVNVMHAKWKRLVSEGSTRLDMFEHISLMTLDSLQKCVFSFDSNCQEKPSEYIAAILELSALVAKRHQQIFMHMDFLYYLTPDGQRFRRACRLVHNFTDAVIQERRRTLPDEGVDDFLKAKAKAKTLDFIDVLLLTKDKDGKQLSDEDIRAEADTFMFGGHDTTASGLSWVLYNLAKHPEYQERCRQEVQELLRDREPKEIEWDDLAQLPFLTMCIKESLRLHPPVTVVSRCCTQDVVLPDGRVIPKGVICLVSIFGTHHNPSVWPDPEVYNPFRFDPENIKERSSLAFIPFSAGPRNCIGQTFALTEIKVVLALTLLRFRVLPDKEEPRRKPEIILRAEGGLWLRVEPLSAGPQ, encoded by the exons CTTCTTGAAGCCCTGGCTGG GGGATGGGCTCTTGCTGAGTGCTGGTGACAAATGGAGCAGCCATCGCCGCATGCTGACACCCGCCTTCCACTTCAACATCCTGAAGCACTATGTGAAGATTTTCAATGACAGTGTAAATGTCATGCAT GCCAAGTGGAAACGCCTGGTCTCAGAGGGCAGCACCCGATTGGACATGTTTGAGCACATCAGCCTCATGACCCTGGACAGTCTGCAGAAATGTGTCTTCAGTTTTGACAGCAATTGCCAGGA GAAGCCTAGTGAATATATTGCTGCCATCTTAGAGCTCAGTGCCCTTGTGGCAAAACGGCACCAGCAGATCTTCATGCACATGGACTTCCTGTACTACCTCACTCCAGATGGGCAACGCTTCCGCAGAGCCTGCCGCCTGGTGCACAACTTCACGGATGCTGTTATCCAGGAACGGCGCCGCACTCTCCCCGATGAGGGTGTTGATGACTTCCTCAAGGCCAAGGCTAAGGCCAAGACTTTGGACTTCATTGATGTGCTCCTGCTGACCAAG GACAAAGATGGAAAACAATTGTCAGATGAGGATATCCGAGCTGAAGCTGACACCTTCATGTTTGGGG GCCATGACACCACGGCCAGTGGTCTCTCCTGGGTCCTGTACAACCTTGCGAAGCACCCCGAGTATCAGGAGCGCTGTCGGCAGGAGGTGCAAGAGCTCCTGAGGGACCGTGAGCCTAAAGAGATTGAATG GGACGACCTGGCCCAGTTGCCTTTCCTGACCATGTGCATCAAGGAGAGTCTGCGGTTGCACCCCCCGGTCACAGTCGTCTCCCGCTGCTGTACCCAGGACGTCGTGCTCCCAGATGGCCGGGTCATCCCCAAAG gtGTTATCTGCCTCGTTAGTATTTTCGGGACCCACCACAATCCATCCGTGTGGCCAGACCCTGAG GTATACAATCCTTTCCGCTTTGACCCAGAAAACATCAAGGAAAGGTCTTCCCTGGCTTTTATTCCCTTCTCCGCGGGGCCCAG GAACTGCATCGGGCAGACGTTCGCCCTGACCGAGATAAAGGTGGTCCTGGCGCTCACGCTGCTGCGCTTTCGGGTCCTGCCCGACAAGGAGGAGCCGCGCAGGAAGCCGGAGATCATCCTGCGCGCCGAGGGCGGGCTTTGGCTGCGGGTGGAGCCTCTGAGCGCCGGCCCCCAGTGA
- the LOC102971715 gene encoding cytochrome P450 4F3 isoform X6 has product MLTPAFHFNILKHYVKIFNDSVNVMHAKWKRLVSEGSTRLDMFEHISLMTLDSLQKCVFSFDSNCQEKPSEYIAAILELSALVAKRHQQIFMHMDFLYYLTPDGQRFRRACRLVHNFTDAVIQERRRTLPDEGVDDFLKAKAKAKTLDFIDVLLLTKDKDGKQLSDEDIRAEADTFMFGGHDTTASGLSWVLYNLAKHPEYQERCRQEVQELLRDREPKEIEWDDLAQLPFLTMCIKESLRLHPPVTVVSRCCTQDVVLPDGRVIPKGVICLVSIFGTHHNPSVWPDPEVYNPFRFDPENIKERSSLAFIPFSAGPRNCIGQTFALTEIKVVLALTLLRFRVLPDKEEPRRKPEIILRAEGGLWLRVEPLSAGPQ; this is encoded by the exons ATGCTGACACCCGCCTTCCACTTCAACATCCTGAAGCACTATGTGAAGATTTTCAATGACAGTGTAAATGTCATGCAT GCCAAGTGGAAACGCCTGGTCTCAGAGGGCAGCACCCGATTGGACATGTTTGAGCACATCAGCCTCATGACCCTGGACAGTCTGCAGAAATGTGTCTTCAGTTTTGACAGCAATTGCCAGGA GAAGCCTAGTGAATATATTGCTGCCATCTTAGAGCTCAGTGCCCTTGTGGCAAAACGGCACCAGCAGATCTTCATGCACATGGACTTCCTGTACTACCTCACTCCAGATGGGCAACGCTTCCGCAGAGCCTGCCGCCTGGTGCACAACTTCACGGATGCTGTTATCCAGGAACGGCGCCGCACTCTCCCCGATGAGGGTGTTGATGACTTCCTCAAGGCCAAGGCTAAGGCCAAGACTTTGGACTTCATTGATGTGCTCCTGCTGACCAAG GACAAAGATGGAAAACAATTGTCAGATGAGGATATCCGAGCTGAAGCTGACACCTTCATGTTTGGGG GCCATGACACCACGGCCAGTGGTCTCTCCTGGGTCCTGTACAACCTTGCGAAGCACCCCGAGTATCAGGAGCGCTGTCGGCAGGAGGTGCAAGAGCTCCTGAGGGACCGTGAGCCTAAAGAGATTGAATG GGACGACCTGGCCCAGTTGCCTTTCCTGACCATGTGCATCAAGGAGAGTCTGCGGTTGCACCCCCCGGTCACAGTCGTCTCCCGCTGCTGTACCCAGGACGTCGTGCTCCCAGATGGCCGGGTCATCCCCAAAG gtGTTATCTGCCTCGTTAGTATTTTCGGGACCCACCACAATCCATCCGTGTGGCCAGACCCTGAG GTATACAATCCTTTCCGCTTTGACCCAGAAAACATCAAGGAAAGGTCTTCCCTGGCTTTTATTCCCTTCTCCGCGGGGCCCAG GAACTGCATCGGGCAGACGTTCGCCCTGACCGAGATAAAGGTGGTCCTGGCGCTCACGCTGCTGCGCTTTCGGGTCCTGCCCGACAAGGAGGAGCCGCGCAGGAAGCCGGAGATCATCCTGCGCGCCGAGGGCGGGCTTTGGCTGCGGGTGGAGCCTCTGAGCGCCGGCCCCCAGTGA